Proteins from a genomic interval of Clostridium sp. M62/1:
- a CDS encoding MATE family efflux transporter has translation MEERENTMGSRPVFPLLMSMSVPPMISMLIQSLYNIVDSIFVARISDKALTAVSLAYPLQNLIIAVAVGYGVGINACIARSLGAKRQEETNQTAAHGALGTALHCILFILVGVFLTEPFLRLFTDDPEIFSMGCSYTYIVVCFSFGSLFHIYIEKMFQATGNMVMPMILQGVGALINIILDPIMIFGLFGFPAMGVTGAAAATVAGQILACILAVTLFNLKEKNIRVSFRAFHFDRRIFFRIYSIGIPSCIMLSLPSLLVGILNSLLVGLSSVAVAVFGLYFKLQSFVYMPENGIIQGMRPIISYNYGAGHLDRMRETVRCSMISCGAILAAGTLLFLAVPDYIMMMFGAEGEMMEMGMSCLRIISLGFIFSAAGTVFSGCFEAIGRGLHSLAVSLVRQLVVIPPLAFLLAETMGVTGVWIAFPAAEILAALLGLVLYRGQMRKVKLELLGSLKKEERR, from the coding sequence ATGGAAGAAAGAGAAAATACCATGGGCAGCCGGCCGGTGTTCCCGCTTTTAATGTCCATGTCTGTCCCGCCTATGATTTCCATGCTGATCCAGTCCCTCTACAATATTGTGGACAGCATTTTTGTGGCGAGAATCAGTGACAAGGCCCTGACGGCGGTGTCCCTGGCCTATCCCCTTCAGAACCTGATCATAGCCGTGGCGGTGGGATACGGTGTGGGGATCAATGCCTGCATCGCCAGGAGCCTGGGGGCCAAGAGGCAGGAGGAGACCAACCAGACGGCGGCCCACGGAGCCCTCGGGACGGCCCTCCACTGCATTCTTTTCATCCTTGTTGGAGTATTTCTGACGGAGCCCTTCCTTAGGCTATTTACAGATGATCCGGAAATTTTCTCCATGGGCTGCAGTTACACCTATATTGTGGTATGCTTTTCCTTTGGAAGCCTTTTCCATATCTACATTGAGAAAATGTTCCAGGCCACCGGAAACATGGTAATGCCTATGATCCTGCAGGGAGTGGGCGCGCTGATTAATATCATTCTGGACCCGATTATGATTTTCGGGCTGTTCGGATTTCCCGCCATGGGGGTGACCGGAGCGGCAGCAGCCACCGTGGCAGGCCAGATACTGGCCTGTATTCTGGCGGTGACTCTGTTTAACCTGAAGGAAAAAAACATCAGAGTGAGCTTTCGGGCCTTTCATTTTGACAGAAGGATATTCTTTCGGATCTACTCCATCGGGATTCCTTCCTGCATCATGCTCTCGCTGCCGTCCCTGCTGGTAGGCATTCTGAATTCCCTTCTGGTAGGGCTTTCTTCTGTGGCTGTGGCAGTGTTCGGCCTTTACTTTAAGCTTCAGAGCTTTGTCTATATGCCGGAAAACGGAATTATCCAGGGAATGCGCCCTATTATCAGCTACAATTACGGGGCGGGGCATCTGGACCGGATGCGGGAGACCGTCAGGTGCAGCATGATCTCCTGCGGAGCGATTCTGGCAGCTGGAACTCTGCTCTTTCTGGCAGTGCCGGACTACATCATGATGATGTTTGGAGCTGAAGGGGAGATGATGGAGATGGGAATGTCCTGTCTGAGAATCATCAGCCTTGGCTTTATATTCTCGGCGGCAGGCACCGTGTTTTCAGGATGCTTTGAGGCGATTGGGAGAGGTCTTCACTCTCTGGCAGTGTCCCTGGTCAGACAGCTGGTTGTGATCCCGCCTCTCGCCTTTCTCCTTGCCGAAACCATGGGCGTGACTGGCGTGTGGATCGCTTTCCCGGCAGCTGAGATTTTAGCTGCCCTGCTTGGGCTTGTGCTGTACAGAGGACAGATGAGGAAGGTGAAGCTGGAGCTTTTAGGCTCTCTGAAAAAGGAAGAACGGCGCTGA
- a CDS encoding AAA family ATPase: MFDRDGYMAFVGEKSRNSYASGLNRIENLYAADIDEQYQRDCCRALLEQIEEDKKRTDLSRQELKSRSDMASHLRRYIAFKAGIIPAAGSTQPAAPDSVNEKIRMVIEKYKTEFAETDSKERYKWEGIGWYKSHWNIDAPDFAEMVELAFRKMANLLTSGMYYPYKMLVEYAQAEPEAVRELFRMLYNEELPLAQRYTAFREGFENYIKQRRKQETDQNRTLQHFQDLRAVMVYLTCEYPAAYYLFKSRVFAAFRDRIGYAEEKPKQKSVVWKVESYTRMCRLILEEIQKDPELMEMSRSRLDDNCYQDEAYHLLTADIVFFGSVYMSEEEFKGGDRETPAADACPDSGKEAATDVGLNTILYGPPGTGKTYHTVIYAVAVIENKELAQVEQEAKNNYPAVLGRYRWYREQGRIEFTTFHQSYGYEEFIEGIRPAVASPDGTEGESGEIQYGVEPGVFKRFCEKAQRPGPSGTEDFGFNEYPSIWKVSLWGTGDNPVRSECLEQGHIRIGWDGYGKDITDETDFADGGSAVLNAFMNRMKIGDIVFSCYSSTTIDAVGVVTGEYEWHDEYGTMKRLRKVKWIVKDIRENILSINGGVTMTRASVYRLGKVSLDDVYQIIEKYHPAPAAPMAESRENYVFIIDEINRGNISKIFGELITLVEPAKRWGRPEGMKVMLPYSQKAFGVPENVYLIGTMNTADRSIAAIDTALRRRFFFREMLPNPDVLSDIFVEDLSVAEMLDRMNRRIAVLYDREHTIGHAYFMPLKKNPTIEVLAGIFADSILPLLQEYFYEDYEKIRLVLGDNRKTDAEEQFITVKPNDYGELFGDTEVGLDDGCSYEVNDSAFGNIEAYRSI, from the coding sequence ATGTTTGATCGGGATGGATATATGGCTTTCGTGGGAGAGAAAAGCAGGAATAGCTATGCCAGCGGCCTTAACAGAATAGAAAATTTATACGCAGCAGATATTGATGAGCAGTATCAGAGGGACTGCTGCCGTGCTCTGCTGGAGCAAATCGAGGAGGATAAGAAACGCACTGATTTAAGCCGCCAGGAACTGAAAAGCCGCAGTGACATGGCGTCCCACCTGAGACGGTATATAGCGTTTAAGGCTGGAATTATCCCGGCAGCCGGCTCCACGCAGCCGGCTGCCCCGGATTCAGTGAACGAAAAAATCCGTATGGTTATCGAAAAATATAAAACTGAGTTTGCAGAGACAGACAGTAAGGAACGCTACAAATGGGAGGGAATCGGCTGGTACAAATCTCATTGGAATATAGATGCCCCCGATTTTGCAGAAATGGTTGAACTGGCGTTTCGAAAGATGGCGAATTTGCTGACCTCCGGTATGTACTACCCCTACAAGATGCTGGTGGAATACGCACAGGCAGAGCCGGAAGCGGTCAGGGAACTGTTTCGCATGCTCTACAATGAGGAGCTTCCCCTGGCTCAAAGATATACTGCGTTCAGGGAGGGGTTTGAGAACTACATAAAACAGAGAAGGAAACAGGAGACGGATCAGAACAGGACCTTACAGCATTTTCAGGATCTGCGTGCCGTTATGGTATATCTCACATGCGAATATCCGGCAGCATACTATCTGTTTAAATCCAGAGTGTTTGCAGCTTTCCGTGATCGGATCGGCTATGCGGAAGAAAAACCAAAGCAGAAATCGGTGGTCTGGAAGGTGGAAAGCTATACCCGGATGTGCCGGCTGATCCTGGAGGAAATTCAAAAGGATCCGGAGCTTATGGAAATGAGCCGCTCCCGCTTAGACGACAACTGCTATCAGGATGAGGCATACCATCTGCTTACGGCAGACATTGTATTCTTTGGAAGCGTATATATGTCGGAAGAGGAGTTTAAGGGAGGAGACAGGGAGACTCCCGCAGCGGACGCCTGTCCTGATTCCGGAAAGGAAGCCGCAACAGACGTTGGCCTGAACACCATTCTTTACGGCCCTCCCGGAACCGGAAAAACTTATCACACAGTGATTTATGCCGTGGCAGTTATTGAAAACAAGGAACTGGCCCAGGTGGAACAGGAGGCGAAGAACAATTACCCGGCTGTTCTGGGACGCTACCGTTGGTACAGGGAGCAGGGACGGATTGAATTTACAACATTTCATCAGTCCTACGGGTATGAGGAATTTATCGAAGGGATCAGGCCTGCGGTTGCTTCCCCGGACGGTACAGAGGGGGAATCCGGCGAGATCCAGTACGGTGTGGAGCCTGGCGTGTTTAAGAGGTTCTGTGAAAAGGCCCAGCGTCCAGGCCCTTCAGGAACGGAGGATTTTGGCTTTAACGAGTATCCCAGCATCTGGAAGGTATCCCTGTGGGGAACCGGCGATAACCCGGTCCGCTCAGAGTGCCTGGAACAAGGCCATATCCGTATCGGGTGGGACGGATATGGAAAGGATATTACGGATGAAACAGACTTTGCCGATGGCGGAAGCGCAGTTCTGAATGCGTTTATGAACCGTATGAAGATCGGAGACATCGTATTTTCGTGCTACAGCTCCACCACCATCGATGCGGTCGGTGTTGTGACAGGTGAATATGAGTGGCACGACGAGTACGGCACCATGAAACGGCTGCGGAAAGTCAAATGGATTGTGAAAGACATCCGGGAAAATATCCTTTCCATCAATGGAGGCGTTACCATGACACGGGCGTCTGTCTACCGGCTTGGGAAGGTGTCACTTGACGATGTATACCAGATTATTGAGAAATATCATCCGGCGCCGGCCGCTCCCATGGCAGAAAGCCGTGAAAATTATGTTTTCATCATTGACGAGATCAACCGCGGCAATATCTCGAAAATTTTCGGCGAACTGATTACCCTGGTGGAACCGGCAAAGAGATGGGGGAGGCCGGAAGGCATGAAGGTGATGCTGCCCTATTCTCAGAAAGCCTTCGGCGTGCCTGAAAATGTCTATCTCATCGGCACTATGAATACGGCTGACCGTTCTATCGCAGCCATAGACACAGCGCTGCGCCGCCGTTTCTTTTTCAGGGAGATGCTGCCTAATCCGGATGTCCTGTCCGATATTTTTGTAGAAGATTTGTCTGTTGCGGAGATGCTTGACCGCATGAACAGGAGGATCGCGGTTCTGTATGACAGGGAGCATACCATCGGTCATGCCTACTTCATGCCCCTGAAGAAAAACCCGACGATAGAGGTTCTGGCAGGCATTTTTGCAGACAGTATTCTTCCCCTTCTGCAGGAATATTTCTATGAGGACTATGAGAAAATCAGGCTGGTGCTCGGCGATAACAGAAAGACAGATGCAGAGGAACAGTTTATCACGGTTAAGCCCAACGACTACGGGGAGCTGTTCGGTGATACAGAGGTTGGCCTGGATGACGGGTGCAGTTATGAGGTGAACGATTCTGCATTCGGCAATATAGAGGCTTACCGTTCCATCTAA
- a CDS encoding TIGR01212 family radical SAM protein (This family includes YhcC from E. coli K-12, an uncharacterized radical SAM protein.), producing the protein MNETRRRWGEKPYYSLDFYLKETFGHKVYKLALDGGMTCPNRDGTLGTGGCIFCSEGGSGDFAQKAGPGLRQDGPELTQAVFSQIEQAKERVSAKIKDGKYIAYFQSYTNTYAPVSYLERLFSAALSHPDVEALSIGTRPDCLSGETVALLSRLNQIKPVWVELGLQTIHEKTARLIRRGYELPCFLDAFERLKTAGLSVIVHVILGLPGESRSDMLETVRFLGSLRAGGLQTPSLPAGSALSAEAPGTDHIDGIKLQLLHILKGTELARLYERESFPVMEPEEYVSLIADCIRLLPQDIVIHRISGDGPKRLLIAPEWSANKRFVLNSIARALRETGAYQGEWV; encoded by the coding sequence ATGAACGAAACAAGACGCAGATGGGGAGAAAAGCCCTACTATTCTCTTGATTTTTACCTAAAGGAAACCTTTGGACACAAGGTCTACAAGCTGGCCCTGGACGGAGGAATGACCTGTCCTAACCGGGACGGAACCCTCGGAACGGGAGGCTGCATTTTCTGCAGCGAGGGCGGTTCGGGAGATTTTGCACAGAAGGCCGGCCCGGGTCTCAGGCAGGACGGCCCGGAGCTGACGCAGGCCGTCTTCTCACAGATCGAGCAGGCAAAGGAGCGGGTTTCGGCAAAAATAAAGGACGGGAAATATATCGCCTATTTCCAGTCCTATACAAATACCTATGCTCCCGTCTCCTATCTGGAGCGGCTGTTCTCTGCCGCCCTGTCCCATCCGGATGTGGAGGCCCTCTCCATAGGGACACGGCCGGATTGTCTCTCCGGGGAGACAGTCGCCCTTCTCTCACGGCTGAATCAAATCAAGCCGGTGTGGGTGGAGCTGGGGCTGCAGACCATCCACGAAAAAACTGCCCGCCTCATCCGCCGGGGCTATGAGCTTCCCTGTTTTTTGGACGCCTTTGAGAGGCTCAAGACAGCCGGGCTCTCCGTCATCGTCCATGTGATACTGGGACTTCCCGGAGAGAGCCGAAGCGATATGCTGGAAACAGTCCGCTTTCTCGGAAGCCTCCGCGCCGGAGGGCTGCAGACTCCGTCGCTTCCTGCAGGCTCTGCCCTGAGCGCTGAAGCGCCGGGAACCGATCACATCGACGGCATCAAGCTGCAGCTCCTCCACATACTGAAGGGCACGGAGCTGGCCCGTCTCTATGAGAGGGAGTCCTTTCCTGTCATGGAGCCGGAGGAATACGTTTCCCTGATCGCAGACTGCATCCGTCTTCTGCCCCAGGATATCGTCATTCACCGGATCAGCGGCGACGGGCCCAAACGCCTCCTCATTGCCCCTGAGTGGAGCGCAAACAAGCGTTTTGTCTTAAACTCCATCGCCAGGGCTCTGCGGGAGACCGGCGCCTATCAGGGCGAGTGGGTCTGA
- a CDS encoding galactokinase, translated as MTVNETLQKLDTAEAGKLMETLYGAAQASENTERYRHVTEGFLREYGDKDILLFSSPGRTEISGNHTDHNHGKVLAGSINLDCVGAAAKNGTDTVRILSETFHQKFIINLKDLKPSKDMAGTIDLTKGILQGFKERGFEIGGFDAFITSNVISSAGVSSSASYEMLICAMINTFFNDGKMNVVDYAHIGKYSENKFWNKASGLLDQMACAVGGLITIDFKNPEAPVVEKIDFDFGAQDHSLIIVNTGKGHADLSADYSSVPNEMKKVAEFFGKEVCADIEEKDVIENLAKVREFAGDRSVMRAFHFFEENKRVEAQVEALRNGDFATFLTKITESGNSSWKWLQNCYTTADLQEQGICIALALTEMFIAEKKRGACRVHGGGFAGVIMAMLPNDLVDEYVAYIEAALGKGNAYRMSIRPYGAVCVNELMK; from the coding sequence ATGACTGTGAATGAGACACTGCAGAAACTTGATACAGCAGAAGCTGGCAAACTGATGGAAACGCTTTACGGCGCGGCCCAGGCTTCCGAGAATACAGAGCGCTACCGCCATGTGACAGAGGGCTTTTTAAGAGAGTACGGAGATAAGGACATTCTCTTATTCAGCTCACCGGGACGCACAGAGATCAGCGGAAACCACACAGATCACAACCACGGAAAGGTTCTGGCAGGAAGCATCAACCTGGACTGCGTGGGAGCGGCTGCGAAGAACGGCACTGACACGGTAAGGATTTTAAGTGAAACCTTCCACCAGAAGTTCATTATTAATTTAAAGGATTTAAAGCCCAGCAAGGACATGGCCGGGACGATTGATCTGACAAAGGGAATTCTCCAGGGCTTTAAGGAGAGAGGGTTTGAGATCGGCGGCTTTGACGCGTTTATCACCAGCAATGTTATCAGCTCAGCCGGCGTCAGCTCTTCCGCCTCCTATGAAATGTTAATCTGCGCCATGATCAATACATTTTTCAACGATGGAAAAATGAATGTGGTGGACTATGCGCACATTGGAAAATACTCCGAGAACAAGTTCTGGAACAAGGCATCCGGCCTTCTGGACCAGATGGCCTGCGCGGTAGGCGGCCTGATCACGATTGATTTTAAGAACCCGGAAGCTCCGGTCGTTGAGAAGATCGATTTCGATTTCGGTGCCCAGGATCACAGCCTGATTATTGTAAATACAGGAAAGGGACATGCAGATCTGAGCGCCGACTATTCCTCCGTGCCCAACGAGATGAAGAAGGTGGCGGAATTCTTTGGAAAGGAAGTCTGCGCCGACATTGAGGAGAAGGATGTGATTGAAAACCTGGCGAAGGTCAGGGAGTTTGCAGGGGATCGCTCTGTGATGAGAGCCTTCCACTTCTTCGAGGAAAACAAGAGAGTGGAGGCGCAGGTAGAGGCTCTGAGAAACGGTGATTTTGCCACCTTCCTGACAAAGATCACAGAGTCCGGCAATTCCTCCTGGAAGTGGCTGCAGAACTGCTACACGACTGCAGACCTGCAGGAGCAGGGAATCTGTATTGCCCTGGCTCTCACAGAGATGTTTATCGCTGAGAAAAAGCGCGGCGCCTGCCGTGTTCACGGAGGCGGCTTCGCGGGCGTTATTATGGCTATGCTGCCCAATGACCTGGTGGACGAGTATGTGGCATATATCGAGGCAGCTCTCGGAAAGGGAAATGCCTACCGCATGAGCATCCGCCCATACGGGGCCGTGTGTGTCAATGAGCTGATGAAATAG
- a CDS encoding McrC family protein, which yields MKPVYQIKEYGSFISEKEAAGYETLPEYIFRQLEDFILTSRSSDTDALELMGISAKKGIGKVITAKNYVGIITLKDGAVIEILPKIHSSIRDDAWNTRTKKVLINMLKTLREAPYKSLQTSSVNVEKMNLFEVFIRMFVDEVFSIVKRGLRCSYELTEENTSFFKGKLLFSEQIRHNYSHRERSHVEYGDFTANRPENKLLKATLLRLYRQTSSQKNRSDIKILLTAFSGVEASTDCKGDLVRYIPDRNMKGYRTALMWCRIFLTGKSFASFAGSEQAPALLFPMEVLFESYTAALLKKKLDGSRFAVLVQDKTHYLFDEPGKKFLLRPDIVVKRKSDGAIFVLDTKWKVLDLGKTNYGISQADMYQMFAYQKKYGAEHMTLLYPETEKVPPDRRIEFRADDGAAVLVKFIDLFHPEESLTNVIQSFEAPC from the coding sequence GTGAAGCCGGTTTATCAAATTAAAGAGTATGGTTCGTTTATTTCCGAAAAAGAGGCTGCCGGCTATGAGACTCTGCCGGAATATATCTTCAGGCAGCTGGAAGATTTCATTCTGACAAGCCGCAGCAGCGATACGGATGCTCTGGAACTAATGGGGATTTCCGCAAAGAAGGGGATTGGCAAGGTTATCACAGCGAAAAATTATGTCGGAATCATCACATTGAAAGATGGGGCGGTTATTGAAATTCTTCCGAAGATTCACTCCTCTATCCGGGATGACGCATGGAATACCAGAACAAAGAAGGTATTAATCAATATGCTGAAAACCCTCCGCGAAGCGCCGTATAAGTCTCTGCAGACTTCCAGTGTGAATGTGGAGAAGATGAATCTTTTTGAAGTGTTTATCCGGATGTTTGTGGATGAGGTTTTCTCCATCGTTAAGCGAGGACTCAGATGCAGTTATGAGCTGACAGAAGAAAACACCTCTTTTTTTAAAGGAAAGCTGCTGTTTTCAGAGCAGATCAGGCACAACTATTCCCACAGAGAGCGAAGCCATGTGGAATATGGTGATTTTACCGCCAACCGACCGGAAAACAAACTGCTGAAAGCCACTCTGCTTCGCCTTTACAGACAAACTTCCTCACAAAAAAACAGAAGCGATATAAAAATTCTGCTGACCGCATTTTCCGGGGTAGAGGCCTCCACCGACTGTAAGGGAGATCTTGTCAGGTATATTCCTGACAGGAATATGAAAGGCTACCGCACAGCACTGATGTGGTGCAGGATCTTTCTGACGGGAAAGAGCTTTGCCTCCTTCGCCGGTTCGGAGCAGGCGCCGGCATTGCTGTTTCCGATGGAAGTTCTGTTTGAAAGCTATACAGCAGCCTTGCTTAAGAAAAAACTTGACGGGAGCCGGTTTGCCGTGCTGGTTCAGGACAAAACACATTACCTGTTTGATGAGCCGGGAAAGAAATTTTTGCTGAGGCCGGATATAGTGGTAAAACGAAAATCAGACGGAGCGATCTTTGTGCTGGATACGAAGTGGAAGGTGCTGGACTTAGGCAAGACAAATTATGGCATCTCCCAGGCAGATATGTACCAGATGTTTGCCTATCAGAAAAAATATGGTGCAGAACACATGACCCTGCTCTACCCGGAAACAGAAAAAGTGCCGCCGGACAGACGGATTGAATTTCGGGCAGATGACGGGGCGGCAGTTCTGGTGAAATTTATTGACTTATTTCATCCGGAAGAAAGCCTGACAAACGTGATACAGTCATTTGAAGCCCCCTGCTGA
- a CDS encoding glutamine amidotransferase — MGKKILLAGESWMSYTTHVKGFDTFYTSVYETGEKYLKAAMEKGGYEFVFLPNHLAMEEFPFTMEELKEYDLIILSDIGANTLLLPTATFTRSEMRPNRCNLLRDYVLEGGALLMVGGYMTFSGVDGKGKWQDTAVQEVLPVQVLPTDDRMEHCEGVRPVTVQDHPVLKGLDREWPRVLGYNKTILKPEAVEVASVCGDPFIALGEYGKGRSAAFTTDCAPHWAPPEFCEWKGYDILFQNLARWLMREE, encoded by the coding sequence ATGGGAAAGAAGATTTTGCTTGCAGGGGAATCATGGATGAGCTATACCACACATGTGAAGGGATTTGACACCTTTTACACATCTGTCTATGAGACAGGTGAAAAGTATCTGAAGGCGGCTATGGAGAAGGGCGGCTATGAGTTTGTATTCCTTCCGAATCATCTGGCTATGGAGGAGTTCCCGTTTACCATGGAGGAGCTGAAGGAATACGATCTGATCATTCTCTCAGACATTGGAGCAAACACCCTGCTGCTTCCCACAGCTACCTTTACGAGAAGCGAGATGAGGCCTAACCGGTGCAATCTGCTCCGGGACTATGTGCTGGAAGGAGGAGCCCTTCTGATGGTGGGAGGCTATATGACGTTTTCCGGTGTGGACGGCAAGGGAAAATGGCAGGATACGGCGGTACAGGAGGTACTTCCGGTTCAGGTGCTTCCCACAGACGACCGCATGGAGCACTGCGAGGGCGTAAGACCTGTGACGGTACAGGATCACCCGGTATTAAAAGGGCTTGACAGGGAGTGGCCGAGAGTTTTAGGATACAATAAGACGATTTTGAAGCCGGAGGCAGTAGAGGTGGCTTCTGTCTGCGGTGATCCGTTTATCGCCCTTGGCGAATACGGAAAGGGACGGTCTGCAGCCTTTACAACAGACTGTGCGCCTCACTGGGCTCCGCCGGAATTCTGTGAGTGGAAGGGATACGACATACTGTTCCAGAATCTGGCCAGATGGCTGATGCGGGAGGAGTAG
- a CDS encoding DNA alkylation repair protein codes for MDIKAELSALSDEEYRKFHSRLLPGTEHILGVRVPELRKLAKRLVREEGLSCLERLTDDTYEELQLQGLVIGGLREDLETKLSRIGSFVRKIDNWAVCDVFCGALKFTQKHREEVLNFLRPYLTSEREFEARFGAVMLLSYFVDDRYIGETLRLLDQVKQPGYYARMAVAWAVSVCYVKFPALTEQYLKEGNTLEDDTYNKAIQKILESNRVGAEEKRRLRSWKRRPALGETVS; via the coding sequence ATGGATATAAAAGCAGAGCTTTCGGCCCTCTCCGATGAGGAATACAGAAAATTTCACAGCCGGCTCCTGCCCGGGACGGAGCATATCCTGGGCGTCAGAGTGCCGGAGCTGAGAAAGCTTGCAAAGCGCCTTGTCAGGGAGGAGGGGCTGTCCTGCCTGGAACGCCTGACAGACGATACCTACGAGGAGCTTCAGCTTCAGGGGCTTGTGATCGGAGGCCTCAGGGAGGATCTGGAGACAAAGCTTTCCAGGATTGGCAGTTTCGTTAGGAAAATCGACAACTGGGCAGTCTGCGATGTATTCTGCGGAGCGTTGAAATTTACCCAAAAGCACAGGGAGGAGGTTTTGAACTTCCTCCGGCCCTATCTTACCTCAGAGAGAGAGTTCGAGGCGCGTTTCGGCGCGGTGATGCTTCTGAGCTATTTCGTGGACGACAGGTATATCGGGGAGACGCTCAGGCTTCTCGATCAGGTGAAGCAGCCAGGCTACTATGCCAGAATGGCTGTAGCCTGGGCAGTTTCCGTCTGCTATGTGAAATTTCCTGCTCTGACAGAGCAGTATCTGAAAGAGGGAAATACCCTTGAGGACGATACCTACAATAAGGCGATACAGAAAATTCTGGAATCTAACCGCGTAGGAGCAGAGGAAAAGCGCCGCCTGAGGTCCTGGAAGCGCAGGCCTGCTTTGGGGGAAACGGTTTCGTGA
- a CDS encoding ribokinase: MKVLNFGSLNIDYVYSLDHFVQKGETISSERLDIFSGGKGLNQSVALGRAGAEVYHAGAIGQDGEFLIELLCEAGVRTEFVRRLESVRTGNAIIQRDKAGDNCIILYGGANQNIERTQVDETIGFFEAGDYIVLQNEINEMAYIMEKAHEKGMKIVLNPSPMDEKILALPLSFVDLFILNEIEACQLLGLSGEERRDAASRGEELLRKLSERFPQAMIVLTLGEMGSVCMDGQETVKQPIYKTRTVDTTAAGDTFTGYFVSGLMRGLSVKESMDLASRAAAITVSGLGAAPSIPALVQVMEREF; this comes from the coding sequence ATGAAGGTACTGAATTTTGGATCGCTGAATATTGATTATGTGTACAGCCTGGATCACTTCGTGCAGAAGGGAGAGACGATCTCCTCAGAGCGGCTCGATATATTCAGCGGAGGAAAGGGATTGAACCAGTCCGTGGCTCTGGGGAGAGCGGGGGCCGAGGTGTACCACGCGGGAGCAATCGGACAGGACGGAGAATTCCTCATAGAGCTTCTCTGCGAGGCTGGAGTCAGGACGGAATTTGTCAGAAGGCTTGAATCCGTCCGCACGGGAAATGCCATTATACAGAGAGATAAGGCAGGAGATAACTGCATTATCCTCTACGGCGGGGCGAACCAGAACATTGAGCGGACACAGGTAGATGAGACCATTGGCTTTTTTGAGGCAGGGGATTACATTGTGCTGCAAAATGAGATCAATGAGATGGCCTACATTATGGAAAAGGCCCATGAGAAGGGTATGAAAATTGTGCTGAACCCTTCGCCCATGGATGAAAAAATTCTCGCTCTCCCCCTCTCCTTCGTAGATCTGTTTATTCTGAATGAGATTGAGGCCTGCCAGCTTCTCGGGCTTTCCGGAGAGGAGAGAAGGGATGCCGCATCCAGAGGGGAGGAGCTTTTAAGAAAACTCTCTGAGCGGTTCCCACAGGCGATGATCGTTCTGACGCTGGGAGAGATGGGGTCGGTCTGCATGGACGGGCAGGAGACGGTGAAACAGCCCATCTACAAAACCAGGACAGTGGATACCACAGCGGCAGGAGATACGTTTACAGGATATTTTGTGTCCGGTCTGATGCGGGGGCTTTCTGTGAAGGAGTCCATGGATCTGGCTTCCAGGGCTGCGGCGATTACAGTGTCCGGCCTGGGGGCAGCTCCGTCCATTCCAGCCCTTGTACAGGTGATGGAGAGGGAGTTTTAG
- a CDS encoding AAA family ATPase has translation MGNKNLVITIEREYGSGGRIVGRRLAEELGIHFYDDEILKLTSEKSAIGEEYFRLADEKAGNNLLHRIVGRKLDFTEDPVLSGNVTAPENLFRFQSSVIRELAREESCIIVGRAAGYVLDQEEDLERLIRIFVCADKVRRVQRVMEVDAIDEDRAKRRIKKIEKSRREYYRYFTGSDWHNMKNYDLTINTTNFDLDQTAELVKTYIRLKGFDKEA, from the coding sequence ATGGGAAATAAAAATCTTGTAATTACGATTGAGCGGGAGTATGGAAGCGGAGGCCGTATTGTAGGCCGCAGACTGGCAGAGGAGCTGGGAATCCATTTCTATGATGATGAAATTTTAAAGCTCACCTCTGAAAAGAGTGCCATCGGTGAGGAGTACTTCCGCCTGGCGGACGAGAAGGCGGGAAACAACCTGCTTCACAGAATTGTGGGGAGAAAGCTTGACTTTACGGAGGATCCGGTGCTGAGCGGAAATGTGACCGCGCCTGAAAATCTGTTTCGGTTTCAGTCCTCTGTGATAAGGGAGCTGGCCAGGGAAGAATCCTGCATCATAGTGGGCCGGGCTGCCGGGTATGTGCTGGACCAGGAGGAGGATCTGGAGCGGCTGATCCGGATCTTTGTCTGCGCTGACAAGGTGAGAAGAGTGCAGAGGGTCATGGAGGTAGATGCCATTGACGAGGATCGGGCAAAACGCCGCATTAAGAAGATTGAGAAGTCCAGGAGGGAATACTACAGGTATTTTACAGGAAGTGACTGGCATAATATGAAAAACTATGATCTTACGATCAACACCACAAATTTTGATCTGGACCAGACCGCAGAGCTGGTGAAGACTTATATTCGCCTGAAAGGATTTGACAAAGAGGCATAA